The following are from one region of the Ochotona princeps isolate mOchPri1 chromosome 4, mOchPri1.hap1, whole genome shotgun sequence genome:
- the TEX12 gene encoding testis-expressed protein 12, translated as MMASHLVKPDVRNCKRPRESEPQMPDSPQMSSLGKSDSPCSESSGLFYKDESLEKDLNDMSKEINLMLSTYAKLLSERAAVDASYIDEIDGLFKEANTIENFLIQKREFLRQRFTVIANTLHR; from the exons ATGATGGCAAGTCACCTTGTAAAACCTGACGTTAGAAATTGCAAGAGGCCAAGAGAATCAGAG CCTCAAATGCCAGATAGTCCACAGATGTCTtctcttggaaaatcagattcaccTTGCTCTGAGAGTTCTGGACTGTTTTATAAAGATGAATCCCTGGAGAAAGATTTGAATG ATATGAGTAAGGAAATTAATTTAATGTTGTCTACGTATGCAAAGCTCTTAAG tgAGAGAGCAGCAGTAGATGCATCTTACATTGATGAGATAGATGGACTCTTCAAAGAAGCCAATACTATTGAAAATTTTCTAATACAGAAAAGAGAATTCTTGAGACAAAGGTTCACAGTCATTGCAAACACGTTGCACAGATAA